In the Argiope bruennichi chromosome 8, qqArgBrue1.1, whole genome shotgun sequence genome, ATTTATTAGTtagactcaaaatatttttgtatacaaCTTGTTGTCCATAAAACTAAAACGGTTAGGGACAACTAATCTGGAGTAAtcaatcaaagttttattttttaggattttgaagtttcagattttttctttcatagtttTAACTTTCttcaatgcaaataaaaaaaatctgagttttcATTCATtgataaagattaattaatatgtCCTTTCTGCAGACAACTGCATGGAAATCttataccaaataaaatattacaacatgCTCtctaaatgaaaaggaaaaatttgaatttttttatggaatatgaAAATATCTAATTGCGAAATCCTGTTTAgtaatatattaatcaataatatgatgaagaaaaaaatccctaaaattatttacatactcaatgcaaacaaaaaaatctgAGTTTTTCATTCATTGATAAAGATTCATTAATATGTAATTTCTGCAGACAACTGCATGAAGATCTTATACCAAATAAAAGATTACAACATGCTCtctaaatgaaaaggaaaaatttgaattttgtatggAATATGAAAATATCTAATTGCGAAATCCTGATTAgtaatatattaatcaataatatgatgaagaaaaaaatcccTAAAATTATGTACATACTCTTTTTGGAAGAAGTTCATAGCAACTCAGAAACTGCTGTCTTACTGAAGGATCTCCAGCTGAAACataaatacaagataaaaatttcaaaacaacaaaCTATTATTTCAGACATAAGTTAGATTACTTTCATTattcacttaatttaaaaatcttttaaacggaaactaaattttcttataatattatttttttgtaaattcacagtaaattattttattcggaCATCGTATAAATAAGTAACTtctctttaaacaaaaattatttctggagcaaaagattattatataatacatatattatatgctattcttttaaattatataatattaaattatttttatattatttttattattaaataatgtatttttattattattataagcaaaaacaatgttatattaataattagtttcgACATTTACTGAAAGTGGGGGAAATGATATCTGattttttaacttgatattttgGTAGAACTTAAAGAAAGATGATATTTAACATAGTCTGCTTTCGTTACTTTTCttccaatataatttatttaaaaaatttttcattgattctatatttaaaaaaaaataaaaataatatttaattgagttTCTTATTTAAGTCGTTAAACTAATTCTATCGTTAGtacttaaatatgttaaaaaaaataggacgaaaacaattttatttcatatccaaTGTTCATCCGTGTGCTCAACTATTATAATGTATGAAACTCCTATATAAATACTAAATGCTACCACTtgcttctcaaaaataaaatagccaCATGGGGCAGATTGAGACTCCATgacgtaattttaatattaaaatagcatcatGTTAATTCATTGAAGATTCTTACTTATTACTTACTTAACAGATATGaacatttgataataaaattttaaaacctcaCCATATCACACATATAGTGACAATttatagcttaaaaaaattacgtTCACACTAATACATAAAAATCAGAAACTTGCATCAGAATAAGCTTCagttgtatcatttttattcgCTTTTACTTAActtaatttgcttcatttttgtgaaaacagaattttttaaatcaatttttcgcTTCCATCCTGAtgtgctagaattttgaaatttcgtacACTTATATATTCTCTAAGAAATTACACTACATTAATACTTTCAGAATTAAAACATCTGTTAATCcatcaatataatttttgattcgaACAGAATTACGTTATAATGGAATGGATGATGATGGAAAAGTATAATAGAAGAATGATGAATGAATAGAGGAATGATGGAAAAGTATAATAGAGGAATGATGAATGAATAGAGGAATGATGAATGAATAGAGGAATGATGGAAAAGTATAATAGAGGAATGATGAATGAATAGAGGAATGATGGAAAAGTATAATGGAGAATGATGAATGAATAGAGGAATGATGGAAAAGTATAATAGAGGAATGATGAATGAATAGAGGAATGATGAATGAATAGAGGAATGATGGAAAAGTATAATGGAGGTTTTAACAAATCATtgatttcaatattctgtaatattcataataataaatcataaatcaaaactgtaatgttaaataaaaattaattaaaaaataaatagtccTACTTTTAAGCACGATAgtaaaaatatgctttgaaaaattattttaagcctttatttactgaattacttttccatatatttttcaattttgttttagcATCGTAAGATGAATTTTTCTTCAGGAATAGCCCTAtgaaaggaggggggggggacttttaaataaataaaaatatcttaattaatttaattaactactaaagatttttaatttcacctTCTAGATTATATCTATTGCTTATTGTCATAGTAGAGCTCTCTGTGTTATTTAATATCATCAGAAAAAAACTATCGCATTACGATAGGTAGCTCTATGACGATTTGAACAGCTTTTTATTGTAATGGAAAAGTATCTGTACACGCATTACACCACAAAATTATGTTAAGATATagtcattttctatttttctagttAACTCTTAATGTGAATTTCAGCAGGAATACTCACTTTGCAAGCAATACAagtttaattcttgaaatataagaACTCTCAAATGGCCATAATGTAACCCAGATCTTAAGTAAGAATCTTTAGGGCATCATGGTCCGCAAAGTTTATAATAATGGTAGAGGATATCCCTCTATAAAtctcgttggtgtggtgtggaagtttggaaaaggagagccagctcaagtgtcgtcttcgtcatctgacctcggttcaaaattacgaggttcgtcataaaatagctctagtgttgctttaaaaacgtgaagttaatataattaaactaagctCATTCCTCTGTCAATAAACTCAAACCATCAATTTCGGATACATATTAGAAAATCGTGCCCAAACAATGCAACATCTAACTTTTTATCCtttggaaattcaaatttatgagcTAATCATAATATTGGATGCATATAATCAAgttgttaattttgatttcatttcatttctgtctaaatttttgaagcaataataattttgttttatgatttcttaataatttgtaatatactCCAGTCagcttttattattgtaatattatatatatgcacattaaaaacttgttaaaaaattaattattgtagtattttaaaattttggggaATTTTTTCATTGTCTAAACTTCTGTACCGTAGCAGTATATAGGATCGTTTAACACGGGTCTAGAAATTGCATGAGATTTCAAGTAGCAATTAAAGGGTTGAAAGGGGAAAAATCCAGTGATGGGAGatttttcccccttgaatttCACAGTTTTAAGATATATCTGCAATTAAGTTCAGCTCTTAATATAGAGTTTATATAAGAATAAGATGACAGCTGCAAATGAATACTTACAGCAGAATATGCAAGTGTACAGCTCTCTCAGAGTTGTGACGCAAGGAGTAATTCTCCACCTGTCTTCGCCAGGCTCCCTCTCCGGTGTAGCGTATCCAATATCGTAGACTCCTGTGTAAGGAAGCGGAAACCAAATGTCATTATGATCTTCTTCATCATCACCGTCTTCATCATCACCGTCTTCATCATCACCGTCTTCATCATCACCGTCTTCATCATCGTCTTCTTCATTATGCTCATTCTGACGGAACTTAAGATCATTTCCACTATAAGTTAGATTACCAAGATTGTTAGTTAAATCTTCTGCTTCGTATTTTCTATTGTATTCATCTAATTCATCGATGTTATTAACTTTCTTGCTATAAGTCATTCCTCCCTTATCATTTGATGGAATTGTTTCCGGagtaagaaatttattcttcgaatttccaaaattattcctttgattaacataatttaaaagactTTCGTAGTTTCTTACATCACTAGGATGCAGCAGATTATCTTCTTCTACGTCCAGTATTTCATAATCTTCATCTTCACTGTCAATAGAATCGAACCAGATTTCATCATTACTGCGTGGGATTTCACCATACTTTTCTTCACGGACTTTTTCGTCTTTCTTAATTCCCCTCATTCTTTCTGAATCTTTATGAGCCCCAGATTCAATCAAGAAAAACGCAACAATCAAACCGAACCACAACAGAAACATTTTGAATCGAAACATTCGCTTAAGTTCAAACCGAGAAAAACTGGGAATGATCAGAAATGCTACGCAATTTTAATATGAGGAAATGCTTTATTTATCTTCCCGTTTTGCAATGATAAACGTCAAATGGAAATGAACAATAAATCTGTGTTATTCGGGTTCATTAGTTGCGCTTTAACGAAGGTTACCTGTAATtgtgtatttactttttattgttcCTATTCATTGAAATCTTCGACTTCCTAGAAAAGCCTCTCCTCGGAAGACACGTTCTTAATAACAGAAAGAATTAATGACTTCTATTCATCTTTAGCATGAGACAGTTGAAAggccatatataaaatataatagttcataaatcatataaatgttgtatatttttattacagtaaatgAATGCAGTAGAGATGCCTACCtattaatttctcattaataagaattttataatcttaattttcaaaagctaaaaaaataggTCTAGATAGAAATCTGacatcattttctttttgatgaaaCTCTCATTTACCCATACAGTTAATAGTATTATATTCAATGCGATAGCTCCCAAAAGAATTTGGCCCTATAAGAATGAAAGTATTCATTTAAATACTCATTTAGTTGATTAAGTAgactaaaagtagaaaatttcatttaatcgaTTAAGTAgactaaaagtagaaaatttcatttaattgattaagtagactaaaagtagaaaatttcatttaattgattaaataaaataaaagtagaaaatttcatttaattgattaagttgactaaaagtagaaaatttcatttaatagattAAGTAGATTAATTAAATCGGTAGCAATAAATATTCAACGAATAATTAATGATGTCTGATAATTTAATGGCATCTTTAATTTTTGTTCGAATACAAATCTTATCCTCGAAATCAAATCCTCCTCGTTCGAATCAAATGGCATCCTTAATTTGTTGTGATTTTAACTGTTAACTAAGGAAATTTGTGGATATATGCCAATTATGTTACTTTAAACAGTACCTATTCTGAATGTGGACTGTAATGGAGATACGTAATAAATAGTACTCTATTTAtttagcaaaggaaaaaaaataattacttcagaTACAAGAAgtgattttatactataaattgtGATTACACTATAAACTGTTATATGTATCTTAACCctattaaaatgtcattattttttttctaatcatggtATTGATATAGCATTAGGATTGAGATTGACTTCAGAAAAAGGATTCAATTAGCTTATTAgatccttttaattttatttattaactaatttggttaatgaataactaagtaacaaatcaagacaagCCAGTTCGTGAGAAATAaggaattgaagcatctaagtttcttcttattgaaaaatttgccaGAACGTACttcaacctacataacttcatacaaagactGATAAATTTGAGGCTAAGCATACTttccatggccctagaaagggttaatttaacaaaatgaaaatgaaattagtaaCTATTCAAAGCTTAAATTATGCTGGTTAGAGCCATTTAAACCCGAATActcaaaatcaataaataatttagtctGACTATAATGtgaaagagtaaaaaatatataactataattttttttaaagaatctcgAAGTCGTGGTCACTTAATTGTACAGACTCAACATTGTTATTTCGGGTCAGCCACTTAATCTTGAAACTTGAGCCGATGATGAGGGCGATATACCCAGAAAGAAGGGAGAGTTTTGATTCCGACTGGTCTCGCATCCAAGATACTCCAAACAAGAAGAGGGGGCAGCTGTTGATAACAAAAGGGAGTGATCACCAATTATGAACTTTGAGAAAAGTCGTGAACGCTgaaagtgctcagatttttatttccaaagtcAGATATACGAGCATTTTGGTTTTCGTGGAATAGTTATGAAACAAATTAggcattttaaatgattttaatgacaaatttagcccaaaatttgttagaaaactgcaatattaataacaaaatcataTGTCAAGTTCAAATTATACAAGTAATTGTGTCTTTGATGTGTCAAATTTATTTGCATGTAAATATACAGACTGTTATAATGTCAACCCGCTGATAGATATGGATTCAATAtgctaaaattatgtaaaaacttGATATGTCTATGTTTTGTAACATAGacatatttatgttttgtaattatcagatttatttacatttggacAGACAAGCAAACTTTCTTTgaacagatttctttcaaaacttgatagaaatatacaaatttcaatttaaagattaaattccaAATTTCCTTAGTCTAGCTcacagattttttattattattattatcgtgttCATAAACAAAGAGACTGAAATCTAGAAATGTATTTTGGGAATTGGAAaatagaaattcgtcaaaatcgtctcttgaattcgaattttttgctgATTTCAATCTTTCTCTTTGTATGCTTCGCATGcgggaaaataaaaagatcaaccattatttaatcttatttattacttttcaatatcctacataaatgcattttttttatctaattctttaCCATAAAACTTCATGGTCCTATtgcaaaaagattgaaaaatgtcAGGCTGATAAGATGATGTTGAATAATTCTGCAATTAGCTTGGGTCActggaaaattacaaaattctaatcaatttttgCAGTTgccacattttttaaatagtatattttatatgcatattttttatttccataaatagcCTGATTTTGTgcttataatgttaaaaaaatctttttaatagaaataaaatgaaaaaagtttaaccCATTAAGAaccttgcttttttttaaaaaaaaaaaattgaatggataAGTTGACCGGAAACTCTAAAATCTTGATTGTGCTTAAATTTTCCATCAATGTCTTCGTCTGCAATTCATATACGGAAAGTAGCAGATCTGACCTTACGATCGATTACAAAGTAAATTATCAGTGCTGTTGCAacttataaaatatgttcaaGTGCAATTTTATAAGCTGTAGACagattttcaaatataacattaatccattaacagctaattttttatttttgaaatttttggcctaataagttataattttttattattctaagcaatttttattattttttatttatgttgattccttatatttttaagtattttgccAATGTTCATGAGATTTTCTACTGAAATTTTCGTTTGTTAGTCTGTGACGATGAGATCTGTTAATATGATGCATGAAAACAACCTCTTTAGACGGCCCATcttctagtttttaaataattttctaatagatattttttctcttgaaataaaaactaaaataaaaaaaattaagacattaagAATATAGTAAAGCCAAATATATTTGAGATAACGAACTATAAACCATAacattaaagcaatatttatgaaacaaacttataatgtaaatatttccagattcaaaacttttaaaaggaaGATGCACTGTATTTAGAGCGCTTCAATGCTGCTTAatctaaaatgcaaatgaaattaactgaattaaaaataaatgttgattagAATATGAGGGccgcgtcctggcataggggtagcgtgtcttccccgtgatctgggcgtcctgggttcgagtcccggtttgggcagggttgttcttccgttgttctatatgtgacatgtgtgaatgtgccctcctgtaaaaaggggttgtgcaagtgaatgagtgaagcgtgagtagcaaagtcgtgctcttggccctagttggcgttattataaaaacaagagactctccccCACCTGcttaaaatcactgtcttcgtaagaatgggcttgtccatggcaagtgccaataaaattaaatcaaaccaCTATGagacaattatcaaattttaaaaccaaaaaacatgaattaaattgaaatcaaatataaaagcaaagagCATACCAGTTGAATGTAAATAAACTCCAAAGGGTCATGTGCaaaattaagaaggaaaaaacTAAACTTATTCCTGCAGACCATTATACTTATCTAACAAAGACAACGAAGA is a window encoding:
- the LOC129980604 gene encoding origin recognition complex subunit 1-like, whose product is MFLLWFGLIVAFFLIESGAHKDSERMRGIKKDEKVREEKYGEIPRSNDEIWFDSIDSEDEDYEILDVEEDNLLHPSDNKFLTPETIPSNDKGGMTYSKKVNNIDELDEYNRKYEAEDLTNNLGNLTYSGNDLKFRQNEHNEEDDDEDGDDEDGDDEDGDDEDGDDEEDHNDIWFPLPYTGVYDIGYATPEREPGEDRWRITPCVTTLRELYTCIFCSGDPSVRQQFLSCYELLPKRVKKQGIKCYSKVLKIPFAEGADDMDYYHYLCKKFKSIEQIVSCVASSLPELPKKKFIEEEIQLAKYSYCLKSINSRNCC